Proteins co-encoded in one Alphaproteobacteria bacterium genomic window:
- a CDS encoding chalcone isomerase family protein — translation MRKLFLVFSITILSIPPAFADVVTRYIPNAQIVGSGRLTVLFWDAYDATLYAPTKRYDASKPFALKLTYLTEAAGEDIVTISVDEMRAQGGVSETKLSLWLTEMRQIFPNVQEGDSIVGIYLPQTGVTRFYKNNMMIGALEDREFGKHFFDIWLAENTSEPTLRRQLLGLK, via the coding sequence ATGCGTAAGTTATTCTTAGTGTTTTCTATAACCATATTAAGCATACCACCTGCATTTGCAGATGTGGTGACGCGGTACATTCCCAATGCACAAATTGTCGGCTCAGGCCGCCTTACTGTTCTGTTTTGGGATGCGTATGATGCAACTTTATACGCACCAACTAAGCGCTATGATGCGAGCAAACCCTTTGCTCTAAAACTCACCTATTTAACCGAAGCAGCAGGCGAGGATATTGTAACAATTTCTGTCGACGAAATGCGTGCCCAAGGCGGCGTGAGCGAGACAAAACTTAGCCTGTGGCTGACAGAAATGCGCCAGATTTTCCCGAATGTTCAAGAAGGGGATAGTATCGTTGGTATTTATTTACCACAAACTGGCGTCACACGGTTCTACAAGAATAATATGATGATAGGCGCGCTAGAAGACCGTGAATTTGGCAAGCATTTCTTTGACATATGGTTGGCAGAAAACACTTCAGAACCTACATTGCGTCGTCAACTTTTAGGCCTCAAATGA
- a CDS encoding class I SAM-dependent methyltransferase, whose protein sequence is MLHQTITKRFLKSLEHLAYGSFTITTPDGKRYIFKGSEQGANGTMHIRDWRTVSAMAERGDIGLTESYRDGWWDTDDLTALLLVGLQNEEVLNRYIYGSAFTRAVTRFFYFFKRNNLKGSQRNIHAHYDLGNDFYALWLDPSMTYSSALFGDGALSLTDAQHQKYDRIIQRLNQSSGSLIEVRCGWGGFAERAMEKGDYDIKGITLSKAQHTYATERLRDKANIVLEDYRHQRGNYDHIVSIEMFEAVGERYWPVYFGKIKELLANKGRAVIQTITVAEKHFESYRKGGDMIRSFIFPGGMLPSPERFASEARQVDLRVTDSHAFGQDYARTLKHWLDNFENRLSEVIQLGFDEKFIRIWRFYLAACIASFTVGRTDVMQLELQHA, encoded by the coding sequence ATGCTGCATCAAACGATCACAAAACGCTTCCTGAAATCGCTAGAGCATCTTGCTTATGGTAGCTTCACCATTACAACGCCAGACGGCAAGCGCTACATCTTCAAAGGCAGCGAGCAAGGCGCCAATGGCACTATGCATATTCGTGATTGGCGCACCGTCAGCGCAATGGCAGAGCGTGGCGATATTGGACTCACTGAATCCTACCGCGATGGCTGGTGGGATACAGACGATTTAACCGCGTTACTATTGGTCGGCCTGCAAAACGAAGAGGTGCTAAATCGCTACATATATGGCAGCGCCTTCACTCGCGCAGTTACTCGTTTTTTCTATTTTTTCAAACGCAACAATCTCAAAGGCAGCCAGCGCAATATCCATGCGCATTACGATTTAGGTAATGATTTTTACGCGCTGTGGCTCGACCCGTCGATGACCTATTCCTCTGCTCTCTTTGGCGATGGCGCCTTGAGTCTAACAGATGCACAGCACCAAAAATATGACCGTATTATCCAGCGTTTGAACCAGTCATCAGGTTCACTGATCGAAGTAAGATGTGGCTGGGGTGGCTTTGCCGAACGCGCAATGGAGAAAGGCGATTACGACATCAAAGGCATCACGCTGTCTAAAGCCCAGCACACCTATGCAACTGAACGTCTTCGCGATAAGGCCAACATCGTGCTTGAAGATTACCGCCACCAGCGCGGCAACTATGACCATATCGTATCTATCGAGATGTTCGAGGCAGTGGGCGAGCGTTACTGGCCAGTTTATTTTGGTAAAATCAAAGAGCTGCTAGCCAATAAAGGACGAGCGGTTATCCAAACCATCACCGTGGCCGAGAAGCATTTTGAGAGCTACCGCAAAGGCGGTGATATGATTCGCAGCTTCATTTTCCCGGGCGGCATGCTGCCAAGCCCCGAACGCTTCGCAAGTGAGGCTCGCCAAGTCGATTTACGCGTCACAGACAGCCACGCATTTGGCCAAGATTACGCGCGCACGCTGAAACACTGGCTGGACAACTTCGAGAATAGATTAAGCGAAGTCATTCAGTTGGGCTTTGATGAAAAATTCATTCGTATCTGGCGTTTTTATCTCGCTGCATGCATCGCCAGCTTCACCGTTGGCCGCACCGACGTTATGCAGCTAGAGCTACAACATGCGTAA
- a CDS encoding DUF1365 domain-containing protein, with amino-acid sequence MEITPQIFTAKVMHKRLFPKVNQFVYGTYYLALPLQQLTKVNDGWRIGYNRKSLLTIHDKDHGAKDGSSLETWIRTILAQQGFSDEIANITLVTMPRVLGYVFNPVSFWICMDAQQNIRAMLSEVNNTFGETHSYFCANNDHSPINSDQWLHADKLFHVSPFLERHGTYHFRIAHQEGKLGIWIDYTHENGEKQLLTSLIGSLEPLTRANLRRVFWRHPLVTLTTIALIHWQAIKLARKGIHYIVKPSQREEKLSVSKNLPKPPN; translated from the coding sequence GTGGAAATAACGCCACAGATTTTCACCGCGAAGGTGATGCATAAGCGGCTTTTTCCCAAAGTGAATCAATTTGTGTATGGCACTTACTATCTCGCACTACCGCTTCAACAGCTTACCAAAGTGAATGATGGTTGGCGCATAGGCTATAATCGTAAAAGCTTGCTTACCATTCATGATAAAGATCACGGCGCTAAAGACGGTTCATCACTTGAAACATGGATACGTACGATTCTAGCCCAACAAGGCTTTAGTGATGAGATTGCCAATATTACACTCGTCACCATGCCGCGCGTGCTGGGCTATGTATTTAACCCCGTTAGCTTCTGGATATGTATGGACGCGCAGCAAAATATACGCGCAATGTTGTCCGAAGTGAATAATACCTTTGGCGAAACCCATAGCTATTTCTGCGCTAATAATGACCATTCGCCTATTAACAGTGATCAATGGCTACATGCCGATAAGCTGTTCCATGTCTCGCCCTTTTTAGAACGCCACGGAACCTATCATTTCCGAATTGCACATCAGGAAGGAAAGCTTGGCATCTGGATTGATTATACCCATGAGAATGGCGAAAAGCAGCTTCTGACGTCACTCATTGGCTCGCTGGAACCATTGACCAGAGCCAATCTGAGACGTGTGTTCTGGCGGCATCCACTCGTTACCCTCACCACCATTGCGCTCATTCATTGGCAAGCCATTAAGCTCGCCCGTAAGGGGATTCACTATATTGTAAAGCCCTCCCAACGCGAAGAGAAACTCTCCGTTTCCAAAAACCTACCCAAACCGCCAAACTAG
- a CDS encoding FAD-dependent oxidoreductase, whose translation MQRQSIAVIGSGISGLGAAYILHPHHDITVYEKNAYIGGHSRTIEAQTPDGAIPVDTGFIVFNYRNYPLLTGLFNHLNVPVKKSDMSFGASIDHHWLEYGTQSIGNLFAQKRNLLRPQFLRMIADILRFNKASKAFLDKDPSVTLGECLDALRMGAWFRHYYLLAMGAAIWSTPLEQMLAFPARSFIRFFDNHGLLSVNDQPQWYTVDGGSREYVKRLTAPFRDRIKLECGASAITRTAQGIEVRDTQGGSATYDQVILACHSDQALHMLQNPTEAERNILGAIRYQPNEVVLHSDESFMPKHKGAWASWVYHSETRRDAKPAVSLSYWMNRLQTLPTKTNLIVTLNPSRPPAEHLVHNRTTLEHPVFDTAAIIAQEHIKDIQGTDRIWYCGAYQRYGFHEDGLLSAVTLTRAMGVEIPWK comes from the coding sequence ATGCAACGCCAGTCAATTGCGGTTATTGGTTCTGGAATTTCTGGCCTTGGCGCCGCTTACATTCTTCATCCGCACCATGATATCACCGTCTACGAAAAGAACGCGTACATCGGCGGTCACAGCCGAACAATTGAAGCCCAAACGCCTGATGGCGCTATCCCCGTTGATACGGGTTTTATTGTATTTAACTACCGCAATTACCCTCTTTTAACGGGCTTATTTAACCATCTGAACGTGCCCGTCAAAAAGAGCGATATGTCGTTTGGCGCCAGCATCGACCATCACTGGCTGGAATACGGCACACAGTCGATCGGCAACTTGTTTGCACAAAAGCGCAATCTTCTCCGCCCACAATTTTTGCGCATGATTGCCGACATTTTGCGTTTCAATAAGGCATCCAAAGCATTTTTGGATAAAGACCCAAGCGTGACATTAGGCGAATGCCTCGATGCGCTGAGAATGGGTGCATGGTTCCGTCATTATTATCTACTTGCGATGGGTGCAGCCATTTGGAGCACACCGCTCGAACAAATGTTGGCCTTCCCCGCGCGCAGCTTCATACGATTCTTTGATAATCACGGGCTGCTTAGCGTCAACGATCAGCCACAATGGTACACGGTGGATGGTGGCAGTCGTGAGTATGTGAAGCGCCTCACCGCACCGTTTCGTGATCGCATCAAACTAGAGTGCGGCGCCAGCGCTATTACCCGCACGGCACAGGGCATCGAAGTCCGCGACACACAAGGTGGCAGCGCCACTTACGATCAGGTGATTCTCGCCTGCCATAGCGATCAAGCACTTCATATGCTGCAAAATCCGACCGAGGCTGAGCGCAACATTTTAGGTGCAATACGCTACCAGCCTAATGAAGTCGTATTACATAGTGACGAGAGTTTTATGCCGAAGCATAAAGGTGCATGGGCAAGCTGGGTATACCACTCAGAAACGCGCCGCGACGCAAAGCCTGCTGTATCACTCAGCTATTGGATGAACCGGCTACAAACCCTCCCCACCAAGACGAATCTGATTGTTACGCTCAATCCCTCGCGCCCTCCTGCAGAGCATCTTGTGCATAATCGCACCACGTTGGAACACCCCGTATTTGATACAGCAGCAATCATTGCACAAGAACACATCAAGGATATTCAAGGCACTGATCGCATCTGGTATTGTGGTGCCTATCAGCGCTATGGCTTCCATGAAGATGGGTTGCTCAGCGCAGTCACACTCACCCGCGCCATGGGAGTGGAGATACCGTGGAAATAA